In Candidatus Wallbacteria bacterium, the sequence AATCATGCCGGAAAAGCCCAGAAAAGCCGTTGCCATCAGCATGGCCACGATCAGGGCGATCGGGATGCCCTGCAGCGATTCAGGGACGTCCGACAGTTCCAGCCGCTCCCTGATCCCTGCCATCAGCACCAAGGCCAGGGTGAAACCGAGCGCTGCGCCGACTCCTGAGACGACTCCTTGAACGAAATTATAATTTTTCTGGATGTTGAGGATGGAAACTCCGAGCACTGCGCAGTTCGTGCTGATCAGCGGCAGATAGATTCCCAGTGCCTGATACAGGGCAGGGACGTATTTCTGCAGGAACAGTTCCACAAACTGGACCAGGGCTGCGATGGTGAGGATGAAGCTCAATGTCTGCAGGTATTCAAGCTTGAGCGGAATCAGCATGTAACGCTGGATCAGCCAGGTGATGGCAGCAGCCAGGCCCATTACAAAGGTCACGGCGCTGCCCATGCCTACCGCTGTTTCGAGCTTCTTGCTGCAGCCCAGGAACGGGCAGATCCCCAGGATCCGTGACAGCACAAAGTTGTTGACCAGGATCGTGGCGATCAGGATGTAGCCGAGTTCATGCATCAGACGCTCCCTTCGCTTTTCCGGGAGATCCGGTTGAACAGCCAGAGTGACAGAGCCATAGTCAGGAATCCTCCTGGCGGCAGGATCATCATCAGAGCCGGTTCAAAGCGTGGACCGAACAAGAGTATCCCGAAAATTGTGCCGTTACCCAGAATTTCCCTGACAGAGCCAAGCAGCAGCAGAGCCAGGGTAAAACCGATGCCCATTCCCAGAGCGTCCAGCAGGGAAGGGCCTGGGCCGTATTTATAAGCAAAGACCTCGGCGCGGGCAATGATGATGCAGTTGACTACTATCAGAGGGATGAAGATTCCCAGAGCTTTATGCAGATCCGGAGTATAGGCGGCCATGATCAGATCAACCACTGTCACGAAAGTTGAGATGACTACGATGAAAATCGGAATCCTGACCTTATCTGGAATCACGCCCCTGAGCAGAGAAATAATCAGATTCGATCCGATCAGCACGAAGGTGGTGGCTGCTCCCATGCCAAGGGCGTTGACAGCAGAGGTCGTCACTGCCAGAGTCGGGCACATTCCAAGCACCAGCCTGAAAGTCGGGTTGTCTTCGAAGATACCCCTGGAAAGTGGATTGCTCATTTGGACACCCCCTGTCCGGCGAAGAAGAAATCCTTCATTTCCATGAATTCGTTCATTTTCAGCCTCAGGTCGTCTGTGACAGCCCTGGAGGAGATTGTGGCAGCAGTGATCGCGTCTACTTTGCCGTCAGGGTTGTCTCTGTTCAAAAATAAATCCGGGAGGGAGAGACCTTTAAACTGCTCCTGAAACCAGGGCTTCTGATAATCCATGGCCAGGTTATTGTATTTCCCGGAGATTTTATGGCAGATCAGCGGATTGATTTCATTGATCCTGGAACCAAGACCTGGAGTTTCGCTGTGTGAGAGTATCTTAAGGCCAAGTACTGTGCCGTTGATGCTGAAGGCTGCCAGAAAACCGATCCTGCCCCCATAACCTTTCGGGTTGCAGCTGGTTACCACACCCAGTGCGCGAGCCCCGAGTTTTCCCACAAAGAAGGTGCTGGTGTCAGGGCTTTGCAGGTTTTTCTTGTCAGTCCTGCAATCAGTAAACAGCACTTCCTGCGACAGACCTTCAAAGTTCCTTCCCTGATAATCCAGGAATTCAACTCTCCTGTCTTTGGAATAAATGAAGTGGACAGGAAGTTTCTCGTCCAGGGTTTCCAGCACATTGGCAGTATTCAGCAGGTAAAAATTTCTGATGAACCAGGTTTTATTTTTATCTGCCTTGTCGGTCACCGGAATCCTGACCACCACGAACCTGTCAAAAGTCAGATTTTTCTGGAGAGCGGACTTGATCAGGGTCAGCAGGTAATTTACATTTTCTTTGGGGTCCCCGGCCGGGAGTTTGCGCTCGTCGTTCACCCGGCGCAGCAATTCAGCGCCTTCAGCTTCCGGAACCTGGTATTTGTCAGGAACGCTGGTGTCGATGTCCCCTTTGATCACGTGATCAGCGACTGTATAGCTGACTGATCCGCCGCTTTCCCTGTGAACAGAGTATTTTCCGTCAGGAATGTCGATCAGATCGATACTGCCTGAGAGCAGCAGTTCGCGCCGCGAGTCGTCTTCTGCAGCAGCCAGTCTGGCAGAAATCACCGGAGCTGTAAGATTGTTCACATAGCAGAGGGTTCCGGCCGAGGCAACGCAGAACAGTGTCAGGATCAATGTGATTCTGATCACAATCATTTCCCAGCCTCCAGTCGCCTCTTCGCAGTGAATCTGTCAATCAGGGGAGTGACCGCATTCATGAGCAGGATGGAATAGCAGACACCTTCAGGATATCCGCCGTATTTTCTGATCACAACTGTGAGGATGCCTGCACCCAGCCCGAAAATAATTTTGCCCTTTCCAGTAAGAGGCGTGGTGACCGGATCTGTAGCCATGAAAAAAGCTCCCAGGATCAGCCCTCCGGCCAGCAGATGGAACATGGGATGGCCGGTAAAAAAACCGTTTTCCCCTAGCACCCAGGACAGCAGAGCAACTGTCCCGAGATAGGAGGCCGGCGTCTGCCAGCCGATGTGCCCTCGGAGCAGAAGATAGCATGCCCCGAGCAGCAGGGCCAGGGCAGAGGTTTCTCCAACACAGCCGCCCACGCTGCCCAGGAAAAGATCGATCTGGGACGTGTACTGTCCGGTTTTGGCAAGGGCAAGAGGCGTGGCGCCGGTCACCGCATCTGTAAGGCTGAGCCAGTCATGCGAATACAATCCGGCCGGTTGAGCCCAGGTAGTCATATATGCCGGCCAGGAGGCCATCAGAAAGGCTCTGCCGATCAGGGCGGGATTGAAGATGTTGTGACCCAGGCCGCCGAAAAACTGCTTGGTTACCAAAATTGCGACTATGCTTCCCGTCCCGGCAGCCCACCAGGGGGTCTGCGGGGGAAGCACCAGGGCCAGCAGCAGGCCGGTAACCGCAGCGGAAAGGTCGGAAACTGTAATCCTGAAGCCGCAGGCATTCTGGTACAGCCACTCTACTGCGACACAGGTAATGACACAGGTCGCGATCAGGAGCAGCGATTTCAGGCCGAAAAAGTAGATCCCGGCGAGCGCTGCCGGCAGCAGGGCGAACAGCACATCCAGCATGATGCTCTGGATAGAGTGTTCGGCTCTGATGTGAGGTGCGCTGGAAATCGTAAGTTTCGGCATCTATGCTCCGGATTTATTTTGTTGGTGCTGTTCTTTCAGCAGATGGTATTTAGCCAGCTTGATGTAATGCGTGAGAGGGATTTTCGCAGGGCAGACGAAGCTGCAGCAGCCGCATTCCTTGCAGTCCAGCAGGCCGTATTCCCGGCATTCGGTAAACCGGTCTTTACGGGAGAGGGCTGCAATGGTCACAGGCAGGAGCAGCGTCGGGCAGGATCTGATGCACCTGCCGCAGCGGATGCAATTACCCCATTCCGTGTCTGCACTGAAATTGCTGCCTTGCAGTAGAATTCCGCAGGTGCCCTTGATGACCGGCGCGTCCAGTGTGGGCTGCGAAATGCCCATCAGAGGCCCTCCGCAAATCACCTTGCCGGTTCTGCCTAAGTCAGCTTCGCAGAATTCCAGCAGCCTGGAGATCTGGGTTCCAAGCGGGACAAGGTAATTTCCAGGTTTTCTGACTGCCGCTCCTGTGACTGTAACTACCCTGGAAATAAGAGGAATGTTCCTGGCCACGCCATGGAAAAGAGCGGCTGCTGTTCCCACGTTCTGGACGACTATCCCGATGTCCAGGGGCAGCCCTCCGGAAGGCACTTCGCGCCCGGTCAGGCTGTAGATGAGCTGCGATTCAGAACCCTGGGGATATTTCACAGGTAAAAGAACCGGTTTGATCCCTGAAAGTCCTTTGATCCTGATGCCGGATACCAGAGCTTCATAGCACTCGCGCTTGTTCTCTTCAATCCCGATCAGGCAGTTTTCCAGCCCCAGGATTGTCAGCAGGATTCTGATTCCCTGCAGGATTTCCTCGGACTGCTCCAGCATCAGGCGATGATCTGCTGTCAGGAAGGGCTCGCATTCTGCGCCGTTTATCAAAAGCAGATCTATCTTTTTTTCAGGAGGCGGGGAAAGTTTGACATGGGCAGGAAAGGCGGCTCCGCCCAGACCGGCGATTCCAGCTTCCTTCACGAATTGGATCAGCTCATGAACCGAGAGTTGCTCCCAATTCCGCTGCAGGCCAAATTCTTTTACCGCCTGATCCCTGCCGTCGGTCTTGATCACGATTGCTGGAGAACGTTTTCCCTGCGGGTGCGGGGAATTTTCTACAGCAGTCACTTCGCCTGAAGAAGAGGCATGCACAGGCAGGGACACGAAGCCGTCAGCATCGCCTATGACCTGCCCCTTTAAGACGGTTTCCCCGACCTTCACTTTGCACTTGGCCGGGTTTCCAATATGCTGGGAAAGCGGAATGATCAGCTTGTCCGGAAGCGGGATCTTTTCGATCTTTCTATCTCTGGTCTGACCTTTGCAGTCGTCCGGGTGAATCCCTCCGGGAAAGGAAGGCATTGGCATTACCTCTGGAAATATATTTCAAATTACAGTATTTGCTGTCTATTCAGTATAGTGGAATGCAGAAAAATGTCAAACTACTCTGCCATTCTTTCATTGATCTTGCTTTCGATATTCCAGTTTGAAGATTGAGTTCTCAGATCGACTTGTCCCAGATCCCTGAAACCGGTTCTGATCTTGTTTATGTCGATTTTTTCAACTGAATATTTTTTAGTCATAAATAGATGCACCTGTTCAGTATTTGGTCAGAAATAATCGGGAAAAAAATTGAAATCGGCTGAACATGCAGGTAATATTTCTGGAACGGAACTTGCTTAATATAAAGAAATTTTTAAAAACGACTGAATAACGGTTGTTAATTCGGGAGGAAAAATGGAATTCAAAGATGACTTCAAACCAATGGGAAGTTCTGGACAACCCAAGGATGAAAAAGCTTCACAACAGCTTTATCCGGGCGAGAGACTGCCTAAGGATTATGGAAAGACTAAAATGGTGCTGATGGTGGTGGATCCGCTCTGGCTTCATACCTATTGGCTTGTCACACCTCAGAAGATCGCCGAACTGGTGAAACTTGTCGGCGAAGCGATTTTCAACGCCTCACGCTTTGTGATCAGGGTCTATGATGTGACTGATGTGGACTTCAACGGCGAGAATGCCCACAGTTATTTCGACATGGGTGTTTCACTGCAGGCCCGCAACTGGTATTTCAACTGCGGCAATCCTGACCGTAACTACCTCGCAGACCTCGGCCTGATCACTCCTGAAGGCAAGTTCGTGCTGATCGCCCGCAGTAACACCATCCGCGCTCCCCGCAACACGATCTCCGAACAGGTGGACGACCGCTGGATATCCATAGAGCAGGACTACGCCAAAATGTACCAGCTCTCAGGCGGCGAACAGATCGGCAGAAGCTCTTTCGACATCAAAGAGATCATTGCCAGGCGGTTTCAGGAGGAATTGTCCTCAGGCTCAGTCTCGAGCTTTTCGAGCGGTTCAGTGACCGGTCTGCAGAAACCCCCTTCCGAGAAAAGCGACTTCTGGCTAAAGGTGGAGACAGAGCTGATTGTTTACGGTGCCACTGAACCCGATGCAGACCTCAGCGTCAAAGGAATGCCGATCAAACTGAGGCCGGACGGTACTTTCACACTCAGATTCGCTCTGCCTGACGGAGAGCAGGTGATACCAGTGGAAGCGACCTCAGCCAGCAAGAAGCATCACCGCGTGATCACCCCTGTGGTGAACAAGGTGACAAGATAAATTAGAAGGTAGATTCTGATATAAGCAACTAAGGAGATAAAATGGCAATCACTGGCGCAAAAGGATATCTGGCGATGGTTCTGCATGCTCACCTGCCCTTTGTGCGGCATCCCGAGCATCCGCGATTTATGGAAGAAGACTGGCTTTTCGAGGCCATCACAGAAACTTACATCCCGCTTATCGATGCCTATGAAAGAATGATCCAGGACGGCGTGGATTTCCGCATCACCATGTCCTGCACGCCACCATTGATGTGCATGCTCAGCGACGAACTGCTGCAGTACCGCTACATTGAGCACCTGACGAGGCTGATCGAACTGGCGGAGAAGGAAGTGATCCGCACCAAGTTTGAACCAGTCTTCAACGAGCTGGCTGAAATGTATCTGCGCAGGTTCAAGCTCTGCTACCAGATTTTTGTGGAACATTACGACAGGAATCTCCTGAATGCTTTCAAAAAATTCCAGGACTTAGGGAAGCTGGAAGTGATCACCTGCACAGGTACGCACGGATTCTTCCCCTTGCTGCTCAATCAGAAAGCCAAGGATGCCTTGCTCTCAGTCGCTGTGCAGACTTATGAGAAGCATATGGGAAGGAAACCCCGAGGGATCTGGCTTGCTGAATGCGGCTTTCAGCCCGGCGACGAGGAACTCCTTAAGAAGCACGGTATCCGCTATTTCTTCGTGGACACGCACGGCATACTTTATGGAACACCTCGCCCGAAATACGGCGTATTCGCCCCTGTCTACACCCCGTGCGGAGTGGCCGCCTTCGGCCGGGACGTGGAATCCTCGAAATCAGTCTGGTCCGCCGAAGAAGGCTATCCGGGCGATTACAATTACCGTGAATTCTACCGTGACATCGGCTGGGACCTGGAACTGGATTATGTGAAACCATACATACACGGCAATATCCGCACCAACACAGGAATCAAATATTACAAGATCACCGGACGCACTGCGCTGAAAGAGCCTTACAATGAGAAGAAGGCAATGGAGATGGCAGGAAGCCACGCCGCCAACTTCATGTTCAACCGCGACAAGCAGGTCGAGTACCTGCACGATTACATGGGGCACAAACCGATCATCATCTCCCCATACGATGCAGAGCTGTTCGGGCACTGGTGGTACGAAGGCCCGAATTTCATCGAATTCCTGCTGCGCAAAATCCATCAAGCCAGTCAAGCCATGAAAACGATCACTCCTTCGGAATACCTTGACGAGAATCCGCAGAATCAGGTGGTCACTCCCTGCCATTCAAGCTGGGGCTACAAAGGCTACAGCGAGGTCTGGCTCAACGGCAGCAACCACTGGATCTACCCGCACCTGCATGAAGCGGCGGACCGGATGATTGAGCTTGCCAACAGATTCAAGCAGGAGTCAGGGCTGCGCAAGAGGGCTCTGAATCAGGCTGCCCGCGAACTGATGCTTGCACAGAGCAGCGACTGGGCCTTTATCATGAAAACCAATACGACGGTACCATATGCTGTAAAACGCACTGAAGAGCATGTGGAAAACTTCAACCGCCTGTATGGGATGATCATCAGGAATGAGATTGACCTCAAGTACCTGGAAGATCTGTCATACAGGAACAACATTTTCCCTGATATTGACTTCAGAATTTATTGCGATTAAACTGAACGGCATGTTTGAAAATTACAAGAAATACGGAATCATCCTGGGATTTTTCTTTTTCGTCCATTATTACCTGATCCTGAAGGTTTTTCCTTTGGCTTTGAAGAGATTCGTGAGAATCCTGGACAGATTCATGGCAAAGAAGGAACAGTGAATCTTCAGACCGCAGGTGATTTTGACGGATTGAAAAAGAACGGCGAGAAATTCCGCTTTCTGATAGTGGATGATTCCCCTTTTATACTCAGGCAAATGGAGCGCTTCCTGGAAGAGATCCATTGTGAAGTGGCGGGTACTGCGTCCAACGGAGCTGAAGCCATCAAGGCCTATCTCAAGGTCAAGCCTGATGTTGTGACCATGGATGTCACAATGCCTGAAATGGATGGAATGGAAGCGCTGGCAGAACTGCTCAAGCTTGACCCCAAAGCTAGAGTGATCATGGTTTCAGCCCACGGAAATGAAAACGTTGTGCGCGAATCCATCACCCGTGGTGCCACCCATTTTATTCTCAAGCCCCTGACTCTATCCAAAATCAGGGAAACACTGGTCCCGATCCTCGAAAAAATCGCCTGAACCCCGAATCTGCTCCAGATGGTACCGTGGTTTAGAGGTATCTTGACATCAATCCTGTAGTTGATTAAAATTTCTTCCACGCTGGGGTATTGTCTAATGGTAGGACGACAGACTCTGGATCTGTTTGTGGTGGTTCGAGCCCATCTACCCCAGCCAACTATCTCTGGCCCCATCGTCTAGTGGCCCAGGACAGCGGCCTCTCACGCCGCAAACAGGGGTTCGATCCCCCTTGGGGCTACCACATGTTTTTGGTAGAATTTTTTGAGCTGTATTCTGTTGAACAGTAACAGGGTTTTATGGGTTCGAAGTCCACTTTCCCCATAGCTCGCACCTTCAGGCAGAATTAGTCTCTGTATTGCTGTTTTTATTGATGGTTGAGCATTATTCCAAAGTTTCGAACAATTTTTTAAGATCCCCCGGATAAAATTCAAACATCCATTCAAGTCAAATGTATCATCTACTACTATTTTAGTATCGTTTTTTAGATTGTAAATTTTCTCGATTGTATCACTATATAGCGTTTTATAGGTATCAGGATCAATTGTTCCGCTCATCAGCAGTTCCAATATTTTCTTTTTCTTCTCTTCCAGTACTGTAATCTGTTTCTTTATCTTCACAATTGTTAAATTAGTCATATTGTGGCTTTTGTTGTGGGTTTTGTTTGCAAGGTCTTCATAGAGTTCGAACAGTGTATCGTTTGGCTCGTTTTTATCGAGAAATTCCATGAACATTTTCTCAAGCTCTTCTTTCCTGATTCTGTAGCTGCAGCCTTTTGTACGGCAGTGATAATATGGATACAATTTGCCCAGTTTTCCCCTTGAATATGATCCAGTCAAATTGCATTTACATTTCGGGCATTTGAAGGTGGTTTTCAATGGGAAATGGCTCCCAATATCCCCCTTGGGAGCAAAATCGAGCTGTGGGCCTTTTAACAGGCTCTGGACGCTATAAAATGTATCTTTGGAGATCAATGGTTTGTGTATCCCTTCAATCTCTTGTGGGAACCATGAAATTTTGATGATTCCGGCATACAGAGGGTTGGTCAGTATCCGATAAATTAGGTTCTTTGACAACTTTATGAAGCCCTTTTGATGTAATGTCTCAGCAATTTCAGTCTTTGTGTATATTCCCATCTCTGCCATCCTGTAAGCCTCAATAACAAACTTGCATTCTTCGTTAGGAATTATTATGGGCCTGTGGTGTTCATCGAGTGAATTTGTATATCCTGTTGGAGCCATCCAGCACCATCTGCCCTCTAAAACAGCCTCTTTCATACCTCCGACTGTCCTCTCTCTTCGCTGGTCATTGTCAAATTGAGCTATAGCTGCAATCATGTTCTTGGTTAGCTTTCCAGCAGGAGAGTCATCAGCCTGTTCTGTAACAGACTCCACATCTATCCCGAACTTGCTAAATAGTGTAATGAGTGCAGTATAATCAACCATGTTTCTGGCCAACCGGTCTAACTTATACACTATGACTACTTTTGCTTTCGAGGGGTTACTTGAAATGAAGTCCAAGAGCAGTTTAAGCTGAGTTCTGTCTATCGTCTTTGCACTCTCCCCCTCTTCCCGGAACTGCCTGATAACTTCGTAACCACATCTCTTTGCATATTCTATGCATGCCTTCTCCTGGATGTCTAAGCTATAACCTAGCTCTGCTTGCTCTTTGGTGGATACGCGACAGTAAATGATTGAATTTTTCATTATAATGTTAGAGATTAATTATTGAAAATCTTTTCAACCAATCTGTAAACAGTACTCCCATAGGTATGCGGCCAGTCAATGCAAGGTGGATTATCTTTTGCTTTGGCTCTAGATATAGCATTTATTATATTTTCTTCCGTGAATATCTTTGCTGGTGAAGCTTTACCACAGTCAGGAATATACTTACTCAATCGTTCTCTACAATCACGAACTGATGAAACACCTGCTCCATCTTCAAAGTGAAGCAGTTGCCAATACTCAAAGTTTGGATTACTTAGTGCAAAACCGTAGTTTACTTTAGTTTTGGCCCATGCAACAAGCGGCTTTAATTGTTCGTCAGTCCATCGGTCTTTGTCAATCACAAGCCAGGCCTCATCAGTTTTACGCAGAGATTCAATTTTTAAATACTCCTTGAGCCTATTAAGAACTCGCGGAGGTGCACTATTATGCTCATTTTTAAGACACTTGATCTTTACAATCAGTTCCCCCCGATTGAAACGGTTGAAATACATCGGCTCAGTCTTTTCGCCTTCTGAAGCAATCACAAATAATTTCTTATACCTTCTTTCTCCAAGTTTTCTCTGAAATCTACCCTTTTGTTTCATCACATTCCTCGACTATCCTGCATTGTTATCGCTGATATCAATTCTTGGTACTCCACCAAGCCGTCCCTGGAGATAGCTTTTACGAATGTCTTTGTCATATCTTACGTCTTTGAATTCACTGAAAGAAAACAATTTTGATGACCCATCAGCACTTCTTTCTGTAACCCACATTTCGTCTCTGCGCATCAAAGTCTGATCCATCAGCTGAAGATCGTGAGTAGTAAAAAGGAGTTGTGCTCTACTATCTGGAGTGCAAAATCCTAAATACTGCTCGATCAAATCTCTTGTTACAAGCGAATGTAAGCTTCGGTCAAGCTCATCGATTATAAAAACCCCTTTGCTATTATGCCTACAGATGTCCAGAAAGCCTGGAAGTAGGTCTATTAATCTCCTCGAACCATCAGACTCATCAACCAAATCAAATTTGACATCACTTCCACTCTGGTTACGGTGATAGGCCACGAGTTTACTTACAGTGACATTTGTTCCATCATTTTTTACCAGAAGGCGATCTCCAAGGGGTTCAATGCATACAGTGGTCGATTTACCGATTGGAACACTCTCCAATATTTTTGATCTTAATCCCTCTGGAAAGGGAATACTTTCAATTTTAATTTCTTCGGTACCCACATGATTAATACCTGTATCCAATCTATTTAACAATAAATTAAAATCTGTATAAAGGGGATTCGTTCTATCGGATACATGGTCGAAAGGCTGAAATATTGAATCTGGTGAAGCCAAAGTTAAATTCTTAAACCAATTAAAAACTGGTTTATAATTCTCGACTTTCTGTAATACCGAATTGGTAAGGAAAAGCTGATTTTTTCTGGTCCCTTTAAATGCATAGTTCAGGTGGTCATTTTTTTCTAATTCTTTATTGGGCATTAGAGAGTCAAGCTGTCTGTGAAAAAGCACTTTCTCACCAGACCCTGTGACAAGTAACAGCTTCTCTTCCTGGACCGCTTCTCGCGACACTGCAAATTCATATACATAGACAGTATCATCAGTCAGAATTTCAAAGGTGAATCGAACCGGTTTGGCCAAATTCTCATTATCGAGTAGATAAGGACGTATCCAAATTGGCATATCTAATCCACTGCCATAAAGGACAAAGTTTTTAGAAAATTCCAGGGCTTTATAAAAACTGCTTTTTCCGGAAGCGTTGCCGCCATAAAGAGCTGCAATAGGTAGTATCCTTGTTCTGTATTTGTTAAGTTTAGGTACTCTTTCGCCGTGCTGGCGTTCGCTGGTGGCAATCATTGACAGCGTACTACGGTCTCTGAAAGACATCCAATTTTCTACTGAAAATTTGAGTAGCATTGGTTACCCCGAATGAGAATTTATCTCATTATACGTACTAATTATTTCGAAATACAACTAAAATTACAATTCAAGATTAATTTGTGTCATTCTATCCTGAAATATGTTCTTTAATCATTTTGAAAAGAAGTTTTATAAATCAGGATAAATTGTTTGATCTTACAACCTTGATATTGAGGATCTGGGATAAAATCTCTTCTCACTCCTCCACCCAATGATCTGCCATCACCTCAGCCTGCTTCAGTACCGTCACCACCGCCTTCTGCTGCTTATCCGGCGGATATCCATGCTTGTTCAGTGTCCGCTTCACAATGACCATGAGCTTAGCTCTTGCACTCTCCTTAATCGTCCAGTCTATGGTTGTATTCTTGCGGACCTTGTCAGCTATCTCTTTGGCAATGGTTTTCAGTATCTCATCCCCCAGGATCTTCACAGCGCTGTCATTGGTCTCCAGTGCTGAATAGAAGGCGAATTCATCCTTGGTCAGTTTCAGTCCTGGCTGTAACCAAGCTCTGCTTGCTCTTTGGTGGATACGTGGCAGTAAATAATGGAGTTTTTCATTTCGTTATACCTCGATAAGTTCCCACGCACATACCATTAAAGTAAATTCGATTTGGCTATAGCCGTCAAGCTGAATTTTATCTACCTAATCCCTCTTTAAATCCAGTTTGTTTTCTTTCAACCAGAAGAAGTGAATAGCTACAAAGCGCCATACAGCATCAACAAGATTGCGAAATACTTCGATTAAATAATCATTTTCTGCTGAGCCCAATGATTTTAAAGTTCCACTGAGATTTCCAATCACTTCCATTTCAATAAAATGATCAGAAGTTTTTTTTGAGTTTACTAATTCCATCAAAAGGGTATTAATAATAGGTGTCACATTCCCCTGACATTCCAAAAGAGTTTTTGCAGCGAGATGAACTGAGTCGATCATTGGGTCGAGTTTGAAATTACTTTCTGAAACATACCTGTATTGCTCAACAGCAGAAATAATAGGAGCGATACTTTCCAAACGCTTAAACGGTTCTACTTTGTTGTCGCTGAGGATTCTGCTAATTCCTAGGAACCTTTCTCCATTGGTAAAAAATTTGTCTGCTAGATTTGAATTTTCCGCTAAATCGGCTCCAGTTAGAAGCGTTCCTAGACATAGTTGAAAAATTTGACGTCCATACGAAAGAAGAGATTGATACTCTCGCCAGTCTTTAGTTTTACTTGATTCTTTGACTATAAACTTTAATACCTGAGAATCCCCTGCATGCACAATTTGTGAACGAGTATCATAGAATTGCCTTGCCCAGTCCTGCAGCCTTGGAATTCTTCCTAGAAGTAATGATATCGTGTCAACAAAACGATCAGTTTTTTCACTTGACGGCAAGGCTAACATCGATTCAAAAGCTATTGAGAGATCTACAATCGCAGCTGCATGGGTGTTGGCCTCACTGTTTGCGGCATTAAACCACTGCAGGGCATTGAAAACACGTTCCGAGGTGTTAGTTTTTTCTTTAGTCAGGAGTTCATAAAGTAATCGATAATCGCATCTGATACTTTTCGCAATACCAACGGTGGCGCACAAATTCTGTGAATTATTTAGAGAT encodes:
- a CDS encoding electron transport complex subunit E — translated: MSNPLSRGIFEDNPTFRLVLGMCPTLAVTTSAVNALGMGAATTFVLIGSNLIISLLRGVIPDKVRIPIFIVVISTFVTVVDLIMAAYTPDLHKALGIFIPLIVVNCIIIARAEVFAYKYGPGPSLLDALGMGIGFTLALLLLGSVREILGNGTIFGILLFGPRFEPALMMILPPGGFLTMALSLWLFNRISRKSEGSV
- a CDS encoding DUF4912 domain-containing protein, whose product is MEFKDDFKPMGSSGQPKDEKASQQLYPGERLPKDYGKTKMVLMVVDPLWLHTYWLVTPQKIAELVKLVGEAIFNASRFVIRVYDVTDVDFNGENAHSYFDMGVSLQARNWYFNCGNPDRNYLADLGLITPEGKFVLIARSNTIRAPRNTISEQVDDRWISIEQDYAKMYQLSGGEQIGRSSFDIKEIIARRFQEELSSGSVSSFSSGSVTGLQKPPSEKSDFWLKVETELIVYGATEPDADLSVKGMPIKLRPDGTFTLRFALPDGEQVIPVEATSASKKHHRVITPVVNKVTR
- a CDS encoding RnfABCDGE type electron transport complex subunit D, with the translated sequence MPKLTISSAPHIRAEHSIQSIMLDVLFALLPAALAGIYFFGLKSLLLIATCVITCVAVEWLYQNACGFRITVSDLSAAVTGLLLALVLPPQTPWWAAGTGSIVAILVTKQFFGGLGHNIFNPALIGRAFLMASWPAYMTTWAQPAGLYSHDWLSLTDAVTGATPLALAKTGQYTSQIDLFLGSVGGCVGETSALALLLGACYLLLRGHIGWQTPASYLGTVALLSWVLGENGFFTGHPMFHLLAGGLILGAFFMATDPVTTPLTGKGKIIFGLGAGILTVVIRKYGGYPEGVCYSILLMNAVTPLIDRFTAKRRLEAGK
- a CDS encoding DUF1957 domain-containing protein — translated: MAITGAKGYLAMVLHAHLPFVRHPEHPRFMEEDWLFEAITETYIPLIDAYERMIQDGVDFRITMSCTPPLMCMLSDELLQYRYIEHLTRLIELAEKEVIRTKFEPVFNELAEMYLRRFKLCYQIFVEHYDRNLLNAFKKFQDLGKLEVITCTGTHGFFPLLLNQKAKDALLSVAVQTYEKHMGRKPRGIWLAECGFQPGDEELLKKHGIRYFFVDTHGILYGTPRPKYGVFAPVYTPCGVAAFGRDVESSKSVWSAEEGYPGDYNYREFYRDIGWDLELDYVKPYIHGNIRTNTGIKYYKITGRTALKEPYNEKKAMEMAGSHAANFMFNRDKQVEYLHDYMGHKPIIISPYDAELFGHWWYEGPNFIEFLLRKIHQASQAMKTITPSEYLDENPQNQVVTPCHSSWGYKGYSEVWLNGSNHWIYPHLHEAADRMIELANRFKQESGLRKRALNQAARELMLAQSSDWAFIMKTNTTVPYAVKRTEEHVENFNRLYGMIIRNEIDLKYLEDLSYRNNIFPDIDFRIYCD
- the rsxC gene encoding electron transport complex subunit RsxC — encoded protein: MPSFPGGIHPDDCKGQTRDRKIEKIPLPDKLIIPLSQHIGNPAKCKVKVGETVLKGQVIGDADGFVSLPVHASSSGEVTAVENSPHPQGKRSPAIVIKTDGRDQAVKEFGLQRNWEQLSVHELIQFVKEAGIAGLGGAAFPAHVKLSPPPEKKIDLLLINGAECEPFLTADHRLMLEQSEEILQGIRILLTILGLENCLIGIEENKRECYEALVSGIRIKGLSGIKPVLLPVKYPQGSESQLIYSLTGREVPSGGLPLDIGIVVQNVGTAAALFHGVARNIPLISRVVTVTGAAVRKPGNYLVPLGTQISRLLEFCEADLGRTGKVICGGPLMGISQPTLDAPVIKGTCGILLQGSNFSADTEWGNCIRCGRCIRSCPTLLLPVTIAALSRKDRFTECREYGLLDCKECGCCSFVCPAKIPLTHYIKLAKYHLLKEQHQQNKSGA
- a CDS encoding FMN-binding protein; protein product: MIVIRITLILTLFCVASAGTLCYVNNLTAPVISARLAAAEDDSRRELLLSGSIDLIDIPDGKYSVHRESGGSVSYTVADHVIKGDIDTSVPDKYQVPEAEGAELLRRVNDERKLPAGDPKENVNYLLTLIKSALQKNLTFDRFVVVRIPVTDKADKNKTWFIRNFYLLNTANVLETLDEKLPVHFIYSKDRRVEFLDYQGRNFEGLSQEVLFTDCRTDKKNLQSPDTSTFFVGKLGARALGVVTSCNPKGYGGRIGFLAAFSINGTVLGLKILSHSETPGLGSRINEINPLICHKISGKYNNLAMDYQKPWFQEQFKGLSLPDLFLNRDNPDGKVDAITAATISSRAVTDDLRLKMNEFMEMKDFFFAGQGVSK
- the rsxA gene encoding electron transport complex subunit RsxA: MHELGYILIATILVNNFVLSRILGICPFLGCSKKLETAVGMGSAVTFVMGLAAAITWLIQRYMLIPLKLEYLQTLSFILTIAALVQFVELFLQKYVPALYQALGIYLPLISTNCAVLGVSILNIQKNYNFVQGVVSGVGAALGFTLALVLMAGIRERLELSDVPESLQGIPIALIVAMLMATAFLGFSGMIPE